A single genomic interval of Deltaproteobacteria bacterium harbors:
- a CDS encoding glutaminase: protein TNADYIPELAKVPSELFGVAVATVDGRIFVAGDADYMFSIQSVSKPFTAALVLQEHGNSGVLVEKIGVEPTGMPFNSVLAVELLESRAANPLVNAGAMATVSLVPARNETERFSKIKGCYEALAGQKLSVIEEVYRSESATNQGNRAIAYLLGKHGRIYGDPDKVLDIYTRQCSIGVTARQLAMMGATLANKGVNPISGKRVLDARHVPKILALMTMAGFYDESGRWAYDVGLPAKTGVGGGIVAVAPGRMAVAAFSPRLNQAGNSIRAMRAIEYISGRLGLNLFE from the coding sequence ACCAACGCCGACTACATCCCAGAGCTGGCCAAGGTCCCGTCCGAATTGTTCGGAGTGGCCGTGGCCACGGTGGACGGCCGGATATTTGTCGCCGGGGACGCGGACTACATGTTCTCCATCCAGTCCGTGTCCAAGCCCTTTACTGCGGCTCTGGTCCTGCAGGAACACGGGAACTCGGGCGTGCTCGTGGAAAAGATCGGGGTCGAGCCAACGGGCATGCCCTTCAATTCCGTGCTGGCCGTGGAACTGCTCGAGAGCAGGGCCGCCAATCCTCTGGTCAATGCCGGAGCCATGGCCACGGTCAGCCTGGTTCCGGCCCGGAACGAAACGGAGCGTTTTTCCAAGATCAAGGGGTGTTACGAGGCCCTGGCCGGGCAGAAGCTCTCGGTCATCGAGGAGGTCTATCGGTCCGAGTCGGCCACGAACCAAGGCAATCGGGCCATCGCCTACCTTCTGGGCAAGCATGGCCGGATATACGGGGATCCGGACAAGGTCCTCGACATCTACACCCGGCAATGCTCCATCGGGGTCACGGCCCGGCAGTTGGCCATGATGGGGGCCACCCTGGCCAACAAAGGTGTGAACCCGATCAGCGGGAAAAGGGTCCTGGATGCGCGGCATGTGCCCAAGATCCTGGCCCTGATGACCATGGCCGGGTTCTACGACGAATCCGGCCGCTGGGCCTATGATGTCGGGTTGCCGGCCAAGACCGGCGTGGGAGGCGGAATCGTGGCCGTGGCCCCGGGCCGGATGGCCGTGGCCGCTTTTTCGCCCCGGCTGAACCAGGCCGGGAACAGCATCCGGGCCATGCGGGCCATCGAGTACATCAGCGGGCGTTTGGGCCTCAATCTGTTCGAGTGA